The Thermus tengchongensis genomic interval GGCCCGGGAAGCCCTGGCCCTTTTTCCCCCGGGGGCCCTGGTGGTCTTGGAGGGCCCTTTGGGTGCGGGCAAGACCACCTTCGTCCGCTTTCTGGCCGAGGCCTTGGGCTTTAAGGGAAGGGTGACCAGCCCCAGCTACACCCTCATCCACACCTACCCCACCCCGGAAGGCCCCCTGGCCCATGCGGACCTCTACCGCCTAAATGACCAGAGGGCCCTTCTGCCCCAGCTGGAGGCCGCCCGGGAAGGGGCCCGCCTTCTCCTGGTGGAGTGGGGGGACCCTGGCCTCCTCGAGGCCGATTTCCTCCTGCGCTTCAGCCCCCAAGGGGAGGTGCGCCGGGCCGAGCTATGGCACCTCCACCCCGGCCAGGAGGAGGGCATCCAGCAAGGCCTCCCGCCCGGCCCGCCCGGCGAATAGGGCCACCACCTTGCCTTCGGCATCCACCACGAAGGTCCAAGGCTGGCCCACCACCTTGAAGCGGTTGGCCACCTCGGGGGGTTTGTCCTTCTCCGAGGCCAGCAAGGGAATGAACCGGGGAAAGGCCTTCATGTACTCCAGCACCACCTCCTTGGTGTCCTTGGGCTCCCGGCTGATCACATAGAAGGGCACCCGGGTTTCCTCCGCCACCTGGTAAAGCCCTGGGAACTCCGCCTTGCACACCGGGCACCAGCTGGCCCAGAAGACAATGACCGCAGGCTTCTTCATGGTGGCGGGGGTAATAAGGTTGCCCTTGGGATCCAGAAGGGCGAACTCGGGCAGGCGCTGGCCCGGCTGCACCGCAAGAGCCAGGCCGAGAAGCAACCAACCCACTCCCCCTAGCCATCGCTTGACCATGCTTCCATTGTTTACCCTAGCGGGGATGGGTATGTAAACCACCTCACCTTGGCCGCCGCAGGCGCTTAAGGTCGTGGTCAGGCCAGATGCCATCCGCCACCAGGTGGAGCCACTGGGAAAGGTAGTAGCCCAGGAGGGCCGAGCCCCAGACCTCGGGGGGCCAGGGGGGGAGGCGGAGGGTAAAGGGCATCCCCAAGTGGGCCGCCACCCCCTGGGCCAGGAGGAAAAGCCCTCCGAGGAGGGCCGCCAGGTAGCCCAACCGGGTCAGGGGCCCCAGGACCCAGGTGTGGGAAAGCCCCCGGTGGCGGAAAAGCCAGCCATAAGGGCGCCAGAAAAGGCCCAAAAGGCCCCAGCGGCGCTGGGACCGCGTGCCCTTCTCCGCCAGGTCCAGATCAGGGGAAAGGAGGAAGGTACCCGCCAGATAAGCCAGGGTGAAGGCCAAGCCCTGGGGGTCCTCCGGCGAGCCCCCGTAGGCCAGGTAGACCACCGCCCCCCCGCCCAGGACCGCCAGGTTGATGGCCTCGTGCACCCGCCCCGAGGGCATAGGGCCATGTTACCGGAGAAGGAGATCCCGCCCTCCTCAAAGGGCGGGCAGGGAGAAGCGCTCCCCCGCCGAGAGGACGTCCACCTTGAGCCCCTTCACCCCCCGGCCCGTGTACTCCGCCCCCCCGGCGTCCACCAGGGTCACCCCTCCCATCCAGACCTCCCCCAGGCCCTTTAGGAGGCGA includes:
- the tsaE gene encoding tRNA (adenosine(37)-N6)-threonylcarbamoyltransferase complex ATPase subunit type 1 TsaE, encoding MRLLLERTLKTLEDTQALAREALALFPPGALVVLEGPLGAGKTTFVRFLAEALGFKGRVTSPSYTLIHTYPTPEGPLAHADLYRLNDQRALLPQLEAAREGARLLLVEWGDPGLLEADFLLRFSPQGEVRRAELWHLHPGQEEGIQQGLPPGPPGE
- a CDS encoding TlpA family protein disulfide reductase is translated as MVKRWLGGVGWLLLGLALAVQPGQRLPEFALLDPKGNLITPATMKKPAVIVFWASWCPVCKAEFPGLYQVAEETRVPFYVISREPKDTKEVVLEYMKAFPRFIPLLASEKDKPPEVANRFKVVGQPWTFVVDAEGKVVALFAGRAGREALLDALLLAGVEVP
- a CDS encoding metal-binding protein, which codes for MPSGRVHEAINLAVLGGGAVVYLAYGGSPEDPQGLAFTLAYLAGTFLLSPDLDLAEKGTRSQRRWGLLGLFWRPYGWLFRHRGLSHTWVLGPLTRLGYLAALLGGLFLLAQGVAAHLGMPFTLRLPPWPPEVWGSALLGYYLSQWLHLVADGIWPDHDLKRLRRPR